A single region of the Anomaloglossus baeobatrachus isolate aAnoBae1 chromosome 2, aAnoBae1.hap1, whole genome shotgun sequence genome encodes:
- the LOC142291762 gene encoding putative protein ARB2BP yields MEGLSSVTSSLQIPFSLEDLQFSFNERGELRHSVTKEPFVYNYYKNEHERNHKRYKMLGDMITLHVYGLLEKQLNFDRITIPIDASDEEPKSFFFMSKEPLSKQNNLFVLLQDKGVIRAGQWSQKVIVHHSLDRGTQIPYITSALRDNSSVIVLNPNDNFVEMKEETQVLVKREDDAVSVENRDECNVSRDNKHALPKRGCSSPEEHTTYIWDHFISRSAAKNVSIIAHGYGGLVFLDLLCKKSQEVMSKVTAVAFIDSRHHAQHQAQTDPEIETWIRSHCRSWVLSAKPLDRPTGSLRKQDCFKVSAGTEKCDLAPSFALQSIFRFLSRSTKSRRSLVLPVRTMVTRSSVRKTM; encoded by the coding sequence ATGGAAGGACTGAGTAGTGTCACTTCAAGTCTTCAAATTCCTTTTAGCCTGGAAGACTTGCAGTTCTCTTTCAATGAGCGTGGAGAGTTGAGGCATTCAGTCACCAAAGAACCATTTGTCTACAATTACTACAAAAATGAACATGAAAGAAATCACAAACGTTACAAAATGCTTGGTGATATGATCACTCTTCATGTATATGGACTACTTGAGAAACAGCTCAACTTTGACAGAATTACCATTCCTATTGATGCCAGCGATGAAGAACCAAAGTCATTCTTCTTCATGAGTAAGGAACCATTGAGTAAGCAGAACAACTTGTTTGTACTTCTTCAAGATAAAGGGGTAATCCGAGCTGGCCAGTGGAGCCAAAAAGTCATAGTCCATCATTCTCTAGACAGAGGAACCCAGATCCCATATATTACCTCTGCTTTAAGAGACAATAGCTCAGTAATTGTTCTCAACCCCAATGACAATTTTGTGGAGATGAAGGAAGAGACCCAAGTTCTGGTCAAAAGAGAAGATGACGCTGTCTCTGTAGAAAACAGGGATGAATGTAATGTATCTAGAGATAATAAACATGCTCTCCCTAAAAGAGGTTGTAGTTCTCCAGAAGAACACACCACCTATATCTGGGATCACTTTATCTCGAGGAGTGCAGCTAAGAATGTGTCAATTATTGCACATGGGTATGGAGGCCTAGTGTTTCTGGATTTGCTTTGTAAGAAAAGCCAAGAAGTCATGAGTAAAGTGACTGCTGTGGCTTTCATAGATTCCAGACATCATGCTCAGCATCAGGCACAAACTGACCCAGAAATAGAGACTTGGATACGCTCACACTGCAGAAGCTGGGTACTGAGTGCCAAGCCTCTAGACAGACCTACTGGGTCTTTAAGAAAACAAGATTGTTTCAAGGTATCGGCTGGAACGGAAAAATGTGATCTTGCACCTTCATTTGCTCTTCAGTCTATTTTCCGATTTCTTAGCAGATCTACAAAGAGTCGTCGATCTTTAGTTCTTCCGGTACGCACAATGGTAACGAGAAGTTCTGTTAGGAAGACAATGTAA
- the TXNL4B gene encoding thioredoxin-like protein 4B: MSFLLPKLSCKPEVDHVIKTTAELVLVLRFGRDDDPVCLQLDDILAKTSHDLSKMAAIHLVDVDKVPVYRQYFDISYIPSTVFFFNGQHMKVDYGSPDHTKFIGSFKTKQDFIDLIEVIYRGAMRGKLIVQSPIDPKNIPKYDLLYQGL; the protein is encoded by the exons ATGAGTTTTCTTCTCCCGAAACTAAGTTGTAAACCCGAAGTAGATCATGTGATAAAGACGACGGCTGAGTTGGTTTTGGTTCTCCGGTTCGGAAGAGATGATGATCCCGTTTGTTTGCAGCTGGATGATATT CTTGCAAAGACATCACATGACTTAAGTAAAATGGCTGCCATTCATCTTGTGGATGTGGACAAAGTGCCGGTCTATCGCCAATACTTTGATATCAGCTATATCCCATCTACTGTCTTTTTCTTCAATGGGCAACATATGAAAGTGGATTACGG GTCACCAGATCATACCAAGTTTATAGGAAGTTTCAAGACAAAGCAAGATTTCATTGACCTCATTGAAGTCATTTACAGGGGTGCAATGCGTGGAAAGCTGATTGTACAAAGTCCTATAGATCCAAAGAACATTCCCAAATATGACCTTTTGTATCAGGGGTTGTAG
- the TRMT10C gene encoding tRNA methyltransferase 10 homolog C: MGFMNAFLRTFRCSTVHVLIREGINRQFPSRISHQLMQCRMLMLTHCIRNQEKPSAPEKIDLDTWKNILKSAAPKTESEESEQETEEESTIESMQKLVEMWRLAGKAVPDSISTEELQALLELPTKSSRKKYLKQLHFKELNKKNKQKKKLEKEQAKSDVEINIEKPSTYLLKLRNWSEDRFEAWRCAQAMIFGQPLVFDMAYERYMSQREMENTVSQLQMCEGLNKRSMEPFHLHFCNLQPNGSYRKELVKRYDGAFENLMITSTEKSHVDIFPKDRLIYLTADSPNVMKTFDHDKIYIIGAFVDKSQKTGVSLGNAKRLQIATARLPIDSFLKWSSGGKNLTLNNVIEILMTVRDTGDWKNALSSVPTRKHDGYRESSRSSQKLVTKNAKTYELLKRKGTNYQKETKTHSAQELQKNWWQESD, encoded by the coding sequence ATGGGTTTCATGAACGCATTCCTACGCACCTTTAGGTGTTCTACGGTCCACGTTCTAATAAGGGAAGGGATCAATAGACAGTTCCCCTCAAGAATTTCTCACCAGCTCATGCAATGCAGAATGTTGATGCTGACCCACTGCATAAGAAACCAAGAGAAGCCCAGTGCTCCCGAAAAGATAGATCTGGACACTTGGAAAAATATTTTGAAAAGTGCTGCACCAAAAactgaaagtgaagaaagtgagcaAGAGACTGAAGAGGAGTCCACCATTGAAAGTATGCAGAAGCTTGTTGAGATGTGGAGACTGGCTGGAAAAGCTGTACCTGACTCCATTAGCACAGAAGAGCTACAGGCCCTTCTGGAGCTTCCCACAAAGTCATCCAGAAAAAAATACTTGAAACAACTCCACTTTAAAGAGCTAAACaagaaaaacaagcaaaaaaagaaATTGGAAAAAGAGCAGGCAAAGAGCGATGTTGAGATTAACATTGAGAAGCCAAGTACCTACTTGTTAAAGCTCAGGAATTGGTCAGAGGATCGCTTTGAGGCATGGCGTTGTGCCCAAGCTATGATATTTGGGCAACCATTGGTATTTGATATGGCTTATGAACGGTACATGTCTCAGAGGGAAATGGAGAACACAGTGAGTCAACTTCAGATGTGTGAGGGCTTGAACAAAAGGTCCATGGAACCCTTTCATCTCCATTTTTGTAACTTACAGCCCAATGGCTCGTACCGTAAAGAGTTAGTGAAACGTTATGACGGTGCCTTTGAAAACCTCATGATAACTTCAACTGAAAAATCTCACGTTGACATCTTCCCCAAGGATCGACTGATTTACCTCACCGCTGACTCCCCAAATGTGATGAAGACATTTGACCATGACAAAATTTATATTATTGGGGCATTTGTTGACAAAAGTCAAAAGACTGGAGTGTCTTTAGGAAATGCCAAGCGGCTACAGATAGCCACAGCCCGGCTACCGATAGATAGCTTCCTGAAATGGAGCAGTGGCGGCAAAAATCTCACACTTAACAATGTGATTGAAATCCTGATGACTGTTAGGGACACTGGTGACTGGAAGAATGCATTGTCCTCTGTCCCAACAAGAAAACACGATGGATATAGGGAAAGTTCTAGATCTTCTCAGAAACTCGTGacaaaaaatgctaaaacttaTGAGTTACTGAAACGGAAAGGTACAAACTATCAAAAAGAGACCAAAACTCATTCTGCCCAAGAGTTGCAAAAAAACTGGTGGCAAGAGAGTGATTAA